The genomic DNA GTAACATATACACATCGTTTTTATAAGCATCGGCGTTTTTCCAAAGTTCGATTTGCGCTAACGTCTGGTTTGTAAATGAGTTACTCATTACAAAACTTGGGTGACCTGTTGCACAACCTAAATTTACTAAACGACCTTCTGCAAGCAAAATAATATCGTTTCCATTGATGTTATATTTATCTACTTGTGGTTTGATGGTATCTTTTGTATTTCCGTGGTTTTTATTTAACCAAGCCATATCAATTTCATTATCAAAATGCCCAATATTACATACAATAACCTTGTCTTTCATTGCTTCGAAATGACGTCCTTGTATAATATCTTTGTTTCCAGTAGTTGTAATAATAATGTCTGAATTTGCGATAACTGTTTCTAAACGCTTTACTTCAAAACCGTCCATTGCAGCTTGTAATGCACAAATAGGATCGATTTCTGTAACCGTTACAATAGAACCTGCACCTTTAAAAGAAGCAGCTGTTCCTTTACCAACATCACCATAACCACAAACAGTTACACGTTTACCAGCTAACATAATATCTGTTGCTCTACGAATTGCATCTACTGCAGATTCTTTACAACCATATTTATTATCGAATTTAGATTTTGTAACAGAATCGTTCACGTTAATTGCTGGCATTGGCAATGTTCCGTTTTTTACTCTTTCATATAATCTATGAACTCCCGTAGTAGTTTCTTCTGATAAACCGTTAATTCCTGCAGCTAACTCAGGAAAACGATCTAAAACCATGTTTGTTAAATCTCCACCATCATCTAAAATCATATTTAATGGTTTCTTGTCTTCACCAAAAAATAAGGTTTGCTCAATACACCAGTCAAATTCTTCTTCTGTCATATCTTTCCAAGCATACACAGCAGTTCCAGCCTCAGCAATTGCAGCCGCAGCTTGGTCTTGTGTAGAAAAAATATTACAAGAACTCCAAGTTACTTCTGCACCTAAAGCTTGTAAAGTTTCAATTAAAACGGCAGTTTGAATGGTCATGTGTAAACATCCTGCAATTCTTGCACCTTTTAAAGGCTGCTCGTTTTTATATTCTTCTCTTAAAGACATTAAACCTGGCATTTCTGCTTCGGCTAAGTTAATTTCTTTTCTTCCCCAAGCAGCTAAAGAAATATCCTTAACTTTGTTTGGTACGTAAGCTGTTTTTGTGCTCATATTATGTATATTTATATTCTAATTTTTCGAACTGCAAAGTTACGACATCCATTTTAAAAAAGTATGGCTCTTTACAAAAGTTTAACGGTTAATGAAAATACAAAAGTTCTCATTTGGAAGATTGAAGAATCTTTTAATGAATTAAATAAGAACGTTTTACTAACAGAAAACAGTCAAGCTCGTTTAGATAGCATGAAATCGGAATTGCATCAACGAGGTTTTTTAAGTGTACGCCATTTATTAAAGGAAGCTGGTTATTCTGATACAGATTTAATTTATGATGAGTTTGGGAAACCACATTTAAAAGACGGAAAATTTATTTCTATTACACATTCTTTTACATTTTCTGGCTTGATAATTTCTGATGATCTACATGTTGGAATTGACATTGAAAAACAACGTGATAAAATTCTAAAAATAGCACATAAATTCACACCTATTGAAGAGTATAGAACCATTGCAAATTCTGACGCCTTGGTTAGTAAGTTAACCATTGTTTGGGGCGCAAAAGAGAGTTTGTATAAAATCTACGGAAAGAAAAAATTGCTCTTTCTACATCATATCTATATTGAAGATTTTAAGTTTGAAGACGAAAAAACTTCTGGTGAAATTAGATATGAAGGAAAAGCTACTTCTTATAACATTCAGTTTTTAGAGTTTGAAGGTTTTACTTGTGTGTATGCTTATTAAAAAGAACAAAGTTTCTAATCACCACTATAAAACATATAAACCCAAATAGATCTAGAAACCCTAAAATTAATAGTACTTAACAAAATTGCTGTTGTAATTGCAATAATTACCACATTTATATAAGAAAAACCCAATAAGAACTTAAACAAGACAACACTTGCTATCATTTCTGCTGCCACAAGCGCATAACTAACAAACATAGCACCAAAAAAGAAACCCGGTTCTTTTTCAAATTTAAAATTACATTCTTTGCATAGAGCATTCATTTTAGGTGCTTTAAATAAAAGAAGATTCCCTAATTTGCTATACATTTTGCCTTTTTTACAATTAGGACATTTACATTTTAACATATCTATTACATTTGCCATAAGATCTAATTTATTAGTACCACAAAATTAAGCTGCTAAAATGTTATTTAGCATATAATATAATCACCATTTTTTGTGTTTTTAGGACATTATTATGAAAATACCCGTTTTAAAGATTAATCAGTTTCTCGAGTCCAAGTCAATAAATGATTTGTATATAAATTCTTTTTCAAATCATATTGAATTGAATACAGAATTAATTAGTAAACCACACAGTCATAATTTTTATTTATGCGTTCTCTTTACAGAGGGAACAGGAAAACATGAAATTGACTTTAGCTCTTACAGGGTAAACCCAGGTAAAGTCTTCTTTTTAAAACCTGGACAAACACATTCTTGGAAATTTGAAACAAAACCAGAAGGATTTATATTTTTCCATTCTCAAGAGTTTTATGAATTAAAGTTTTTAGACCATACACTTAACTCGTTTCCTTTTTTCTACTCTAATCAAAATCCACCTTTATTAGAATTATCTAAAAAGGAAATGAAAAATATAGAAGTAAAATTTCAAGAAGTATATGCAGAATATCTACAGAGAAATACCTTAAGAGAGCTCAAAATAACAAATATTATTAATAGTATTTATATAGATTTAACAAGAGTATATACTGCTAATGTAAATTTAGAAAAGTTGGTTTCTCCAAGTTACTCTGTGATACTTGAGCGTTTAGAAAGTTTAATAAACCAACATTTTTATAAAGAAAAACTACCAAAATTTTATTCTTACCAATTAAACATAACAACAAAACATTTGAATAGAGTTGTTAAAAAAGCACTGAATAAAACTACAAATCAATTAATATCTGAAAGAATAATATTAGAATCAAAACGGTTAATTATTCACTCTGAAAACAATTTAACTACCATTGCAGACACTCTTAAGTTTTCAGATTACGCCTATTTTTCAAAGTTTTTCAAATTAAAAACTGGTTTTACACCAATGGGTTTTAGAAAAAAATATTCTTCGTAGAAATCTACTTGTAATTTATTATTTTCGCAATTGTGAATATCTACCAAAACATTTTATTAGCAAAAGAAGAAGGCAAAAAATTATTAGCAGTTCTAATTGATCCTGAAAAAATGAATCTAGAAAATATTCCTGCTTTTTTTAAGAAAATCCATACTTCTATTGCGACACATATTTTTGTTGGCGGAAGTACCGACAAAGATAGTCAGACAGAAAGTGTAGTTACTGCAATTAAGAAAGCAACCAATTTACCTGTTATTTTATTTCCTGGTGATGTTTCGCAAATCTCACATAAAGCAGACGGAATCCTATTTTTGAGCCTTATTTCTGGGAGAAATCCTGAGTATTTAATTGAGCAACAAGTAAAAGCAGCTCCGATCTTAAAAAATTCTAATTTAGAAATTCTTTCAACGGGTTATATATTAATTGACGGAAAAAAAGAAACAGCAACACAGAAAGTGAGCAACACAAAGCCAATTGCTCAAGAAAACTTAGATTTAATTTTAAATACTGCTTTGGCTGGTCAGTTTGCTGGCAAGAAACTAATTTATCTAGAAGCTGGTTCCGGCGCCATAGTTCCTGTGGACGAGAACATTATTACTCTTGTAAAAGGAAATCTAAATATTCCTATAATTGTAGGAGGCGGAATCCGTTCTAAAAAACAATTAGAGAGCGCTTTTAATGCGGGTGCAGATATGGTAGTTATTGGCACTGCTTTTGAAAATAACACCACTTTTATTGAAGAATTTAAAAACAACGAATTATAGAAAAAAACTCGTTCTTGGGTTAGACTGACAAAAAAGTTTAAATTTACAACTTCAAACAAAATTAAATGTCAGAGATTTTCGACTTCCTTTTCGAACAATACAATACCTATTCTAAACTAGACATTACTTTAGAAATTATTGCCGTATTTTTTGGTTTTTTATCAGTCTGGTATTCCAAACAAAATAAAATTTGGGTGTTTCCAACAGGAATGATTAGCACAATTATTTTTGTGTATCTTCTTTATAAATGGGATCTTTTAGGAGACATGATGATAAATGCCTATTATTTTATAATGAGTGTTTATGGTTGGTATATCTGGACACGTAAAGTGGATGAAGTAGATGTGACACCTATTTCTTTAACAACAACTAAAGAAAAAAAAGTTTCCGTTGCCATCTTTTTTGCTGCGTTGCTCTTTGTTTTTATCGTTTATAAAGCTTTCGATAAATGGACAACTTGGGTTGCTTATGTAGACACCATTACCACTGGAATTTTCTTTGTTGGTATGTGGCTAATGGCAAAACGTAAAGTAGAAAACTGGTTATTCTGGATTGTTGGCGATCTAATTTCTATACCTTTATATTTCTATAAAGGATTTACTTTTACGAGCTTTCAATATTTCGGATTTACTTTTATTGCCATTTTTGGTTATTTAGCATGGAAAAAGAACTTAAACAAGACCCAATTAACATCGTAAAAGTTGTTTTATTTGGCCCAGAATCTTCAGGAAAAACGACACTTTCTCGTCATTTAGCACGGTATTACAACACTGTTTGGGCACCAGAATTTGCCCGTGAGTATTTACAAGACAAATGGAATAATGAGCGTAAAACTTGTGAAAAAGAAGATTTATTGCCGATTGCAATCGGACAAATGAAACTAGAAAATAAATTGGCTAAAAGGGCTGATAAAATTCTAATTTGCGACACCGATTTATTAGAAACAAAAGTGTACTCAGAGGAATTTTATGGCGGTTTTGTAGATGAAAAATTAAATGAAGCAGCAAGTAAAAACACGTACGATTTGTATTTGCTAACCTATATTGATACGCCTTGGGAAGAGGATGATTTACGTGATAGACCAGAACAACGTCTAGAAATGTTTACTGCTTTTGAGAAATCTTTAATAGCTAATAATAGACCGTATCTTCTATTAAAAGGTGATAAAAAAACACGATTAAAAAATGCCACAGAAGCAATAAATAAAATTATTGCTCATAGAGAAAATTTACAATCATTTTCAGATTCTTTACATGATTTAGATATGCATTTTCTACATCAAAATACGGATGATTTTGGTAATTCTTATGAGTATTAAATAAAACATATAAAAGAAAATAAAGCAAAACAGCGCATCTATTTTCTAAACTCTTTCAAAAAAATGAATTCAGAAATCCTCTTAAAAGAATTAAAATTTAAAGCAACTAGAAGCTCTGGTGCTGGCGGGCAACATGTAAATAAAACGTCTTCTAAGATTGAATTAAGTTTCGATTTAGAGAATTCACTTGCGCTTTCTGAAAACGAAATAATACTTCTAAAGGCGAAACTTTCATCAAAACTAACAAAAGAAAATGTACTCATTCTTTTTTGTGAAGAGACACGTTCTCAACACAGAAATAAGGAGCTTGCCATTAAACGTTTTTTAGAGTTGATAAGAACAAATTTAATTCGTCCTAAAAAAAGAAGGAAAACAAAACCTAGTAAAGGTGCTATGAAAAGGAGAGTTGAAACTAAAAAAAGAACTTCTGTTAAAAAAGCCCTTAGAAAGAAACCAAAATTCGATTAAAAATAAAACTTATTTCAGAAAAACAAAAAATTCTCAAACAAGTTTAGCCCTGATTGAACGGTTTGTTTGAGCTCTTTTTTATTCCTTTTTAGGATAAAAAAAGCGAGTAGTGAAAGCAGGAAATAGCTACTAAAAAAACACGTTTGTTGTTCCCTATTCCAAAAATCCAAATTACCTTTGCAGCGTTCTCATAAAGGGGTGCTTTAAAAAGCTGAGATCATACCCAATGAACCTAGAACAGATAATGCTGTTTAGGGATTACGAACGTTAATGAAACATGGTAATAGCTGTTTTTAGTGAGTACTGAAAAAGCCCTGTTTTTTTCAATTTACATTAACGTTCAAAACTAATTATTCAATATTAAATACAAGAATAATTACCTCTTTTTATTCGTTTTAAAAATTTTTAAAATGAAAAAAATTACTATTTTTTTATTCTTGCTAGTAAGTGCACTTGCAAACGCCCAATCCTTTACCTTTTCAGGAAAAGTTGTAGATGAAAATGAAAAATATTTAACTGGAGCTTCTGTTTTTGTTAAAGAACTTAAAAAAGGGACATCAACTAATATTGATGGAAACTTTAGCATTAACTTAAAGAAAGGAACCTATACAGTTGAAGTTTCTTTTTTAGGTTATAAAACCATTTCAAAGAAAATTATTATTTCTCAAGATGAAGAATATATCATTCAATTAAAGCCAGATTCTACCGTTTTAGAGGAAGTATTGGTTTCTGCAGTTCGTGTAAATGCAGATGTGCCTGTTACGTTTTCTAACTTGTCTAAAAAAGAGATTGCAAAACGTAATTTAGGGCAAGATATTCCTGTTTTACTAAATTATATGCCTTCTGTGGTTTCGTCTTCAGATGCTGGTGCTGGTGTTGGTTATACCTACATGAGTGTACGTGGTTCTAACGGTGAGCGTATTAATGTTACCGTAAACGGAATTCCTTATAATGATGCTGAAAGTCATGGTTCTTTTTGGGTAAATTTAGGCGATTTTGCTTCTTCTACTCAGAATTTACAATTGCAACGTGGTGTTGGTACATCTACCAACGGTTCTGGTGCTTTTGGTGCAAGTTTAAACATTTTAACAGATGCTGTTTCGGAAGATGCTTTTGCTGAAATCTCAAATTCTTTTGGTTCTTACGGAACAAGAAAACATACCGTAAAATTTAGTACAGGGAAGTTAAATGATCATATTGAGGTTGCTGGGCGTTTGTCTAATATTTATTCAGACGGTTACGTAGACAGAGCTTTTTCAGATTTAAAATCGTACTATTTGCAAGCTAGCTATACCGATGAAAATACGCTCATAAAAGCCATTACTTTTGGTGGTAAGGAGAGAACGTACCAAGCTTGGGAAGGTTTAACAGCAGGTCAATTAAAAGAAGACAGAAAACAAAACCCATATACGTACGAGAATGAAGTTGATAATTTCGAACAGAATCATTATCAATTGCATTGGAACGAAAAATTGAACGATAATTGGTCTACAAACGTTGCTTTAAACT from Polaribacter sp. ALD11 includes the following:
- the ahcY gene encoding adenosylhomocysteinase, translating into MSTKTAYVPNKVKDISLAAWGRKEINLAEAEMPGLMSLREEYKNEQPLKGARIAGCLHMTIQTAVLIETLQALGAEVTWSSCNIFSTQDQAAAAIAEAGTAVYAWKDMTEEEFDWCIEQTLFFGEDKKPLNMILDDGGDLTNMVLDRFPELAAGINGLSEETTTGVHRLYERVKNGTLPMPAINVNDSVTKSKFDNKYGCKESAVDAIRRATDIMLAGKRVTVCGYGDVGKGTAASFKGAGSIVTVTEIDPICALQAAMDGFEVKRLETVIANSDIIITTTGNKDIIQGRHFEAMKDKVIVCNIGHFDNEIDMAWLNKNHGNTKDTIKPQVDKYNINGNDIILLAEGRLVNLGCATGHPSFVMSNSFTNQTLAQIELWKNADAYKNDVYMLPKHLDEKVAFLHLAKIGVELTELREEQASYIGVTVNGPFKPEHYRY
- a CDS encoding 4'-phosphopantetheinyl transferase superfamily protein, with translation MALYKSLTVNENTKVLIWKIEESFNELNKNVLLTENSQARLDSMKSELHQRGFLSVRHLLKEAGYSDTDLIYDEFGKPHLKDGKFISITHSFTFSGLIISDDLHVGIDIEKQRDKILKIAHKFTPIEEYRTIANSDALVSKLTIVWGAKESLYKIYGKKKLLFLHHIYIEDFKFEDEKTSGEIRYEGKATSYNIQFLEFEGFTCVYAY
- a CDS encoding DUF983 domain-containing protein, producing MANVIDMLKCKCPNCKKGKMYSKLGNLLLFKAPKMNALCKECNFKFEKEPGFFFGAMFVSYALVAAEMIASVVLFKFLLGFSYINVVIIAITTAILLSTINFRVSRSIWVYMFYSGD
- a CDS encoding helix-turn-helix domain-containing protein, with the protein product MNTELISKPHSHNFYLCVLFTEGTGKHEIDFSSYRVNPGKVFFLKPGQTHSWKFETKPEGFIFFHSQEFYELKFLDHTLNSFPFFYSNQNPPLLELSKKEMKNIEVKFQEVYAEYLQRNTLRELKITNIINSIYIDLTRVYTANVNLEKLVSPSYSVILERLESLINQHFYKEKLPKFYSYQLNITTKHLNRVVKKALNKTTNQLISERIILESKRLIIHSENNLTTIADTLKFSDYAYFSKFFKLKTGFTPMGFRKKYSS
- a CDS encoding geranylgeranylglyceryl/heptaprenylglyceryl phosphate synthase; amino-acid sequence: MVNIYQNILLAKEEGKKLLAVLIDPEKMNLENIPAFFKKIHTSIATHIFVGGSTDKDSQTESVVTAIKKATNLPVILFPGDVSQISHKADGILFLSLISGRNPEYLIEQQVKAAPILKNSNLEILSTGYILIDGKKETATQKVSNTKPIAQENLDLILNTALAGQFAGKKLIYLEAGSGAIVPVDENIITLVKGNLNIPIIVGGGIRSKKQLESAFNAGADMVVIGTAFENNTTFIEEFKNNEL
- the pnuC gene encoding nicotinamide riboside transporter PnuC, with the translated sequence MSEIFDFLFEQYNTYSKLDITLEIIAVFFGFLSVWYSKQNKIWVFPTGMISTIIFVYLLYKWDLLGDMMINAYYFIMSVYGWYIWTRKVDEVDVTPISLTTTKEKKVSVAIFFAALLFVFIVYKAFDKWTTWVAYVDTITTGIFFVGMWLMAKRKVENWLFWIVGDLISIPLYFYKGFTFTSFQYFGFTFIAIFGYLAWKKNLNKTQLTS
- a CDS encoding AAA family ATPase is translated as MEKELKQDPINIVKVVLFGPESSGKTTLSRHLARYYNTVWAPEFAREYLQDKWNNERKTCEKEDLLPIAIGQMKLENKLAKRADKILICDTDLLETKVYSEEFYGGFVDEKLNEAASKNTYDLYLLTYIDTPWEEDDLRDRPEQRLEMFTAFEKSLIANNRPYLLLKGDKKTRLKNATEAINKIIAHRENLQSFSDSLHDLDMHFLHQNTDDFGNSYEY
- the arfB gene encoding alternative ribosome rescue aminoacyl-tRNA hydrolase ArfB, coding for MNSEILLKELKFKATRSSGAGGQHVNKTSSKIELSFDLENSLALSENEIILLKAKLSSKLTKENVLILFCEETRSQHRNKELAIKRFLELIRTNLIRPKKRRKTKPSKGAMKRRVETKKRTSVKKALRKKPKFD